The sequence below is a genomic window from Plasmodium gaboni strain SY75 chromosome 7, whole genome shotgun sequence.
atataaataaagatttagaagaacaaataaatatgatgTTTATAAatctaaaaaaaataggTTTAGACAATTGGCTACAAATGGATATAAATgattttgaaaaatatttattaagaaataataataataataacaatttGATTGAAATAACagataatgataaatatgTTTCTTATTTAATGTTAAAATGTGCTAGTAGAAATATAACTgatttctatttttatgaaGAATTTTCAccattttatttatttcatgAACAACCAAAAAATTCAATTGAAgataaaattaatacaatacaacaaaataaacatatatcagatgaacaattaaaaaatattatttataacaaTAATTCTTCAGTAActataataaataataataaaagtagtaatacatataatgaTATGGATATAGATCTTTTTTTAcaaaaggaaaaaaattatcatatgAATAGATCTGTAAttacatatacatataatgaaagtacaaatacatataattacaAATATAAGCAAATACCAAATACTATATATGATCAAAATactaataaatatataaggGAAAAGGATACCATTGACCCTATGCTAAAACTGAACGAAATGCGATCATCCATATTGGAGGTAAAGCGTATGATGAGCATGACCAAAggtaaaaatataaaataaaataaatattaaatatatatatatatatatatttatttatttatttattttttcatatatattttctttcatttatcttttatttcatataacatattattatacatcaaaaaaaaaattattctttttacAGATGGACGGGTTTACTACATACGAATTGTTATCATTATAGGAAATGGGAAAGGTGTTTATGGATATGGTGTAGGATTtggaaaaaatataaaagaagCACGAAATAGTGCTCTACTAAATTCTATTAGTAATTTAGATTTTATCGATTTcaattataaaaattgtatACTGAATTTTCCTGTAAGTGGACAAGAATATTCTTCACATGTGAAAATTATACCAAGACCATTAGGAAAAGGTTTAAAAATcaatagaaaatatttacCTTTAGCATATATTCTAGGATTAGATAATGTCAAAATATCTTTTAGTGGATCCAATAAATGGATGAGCAGAATTAAAGCATTAAAAAGATGTTTAAATAAAATCGTATCTATTAAAACCTTATGTAAAATGACGGGAAAGAAATATGTTTGTCATTTTGCACCTCATTATTATACGAGCCATTGGCCAGATTATTGgtttaaaaatattctaaaagaatataaatataaaattcaaaaaatacaaaaaaaaagaaccATGGTATGTAGAAAAAATTTCAGATCCAATATATCCAAAATACCAGAAGAAGTTGTACCAGATTTTACACCTTATACTTGGAAAACACCTATACAAAAATTTGTAGAGTCtcaaaaattaaaaaaatatgtagataataatatttatcgtacaaatgttttttaaaacaaaatttatttctaagttaataatttttatgtcTCATTAATTcttaattaattaattaattatttttattattttttttttttgtatcTACATTTTGCTTCATTTCAATAATCTTCTCATTATTTAAcaatttgtttttaattttgaaaattatataaattttttctttttttattattttcgaatatatttataatttttttttaatgaattagaatagacaaaaaaaaaaaaaaaaaaaaaaaaaaaaaaaaaaaaaaaaattaaaaaaaaaaaaaaaaaaaaaaatataaaaaaaaaaatatataaaaataaaaaaataatatataaaaaaataaaaaatattaaaaaaatttttattttaatatttttatatttatatatatatatatttttttacaaatataaaaaactttatatattaaaaaaaaaaaaaaNNNNNNNNNNNNNNNNNNNNNNNNNNNNNNNNNNNNNNNNNNNNNNNNNNNNNNNNNNNNNNNNNNNNNNNNNNNNNNNNNNNNNNNNNNNNNNNNNNNNNNNNNNNNNNNNNNNNNNNNNNNNNNNNNNNNNNNNNNNNNNNNNNNNNNNNNNNNNNNNNNNNNNNNNNNNNNNNNNNNNNNNNNNNNNNNNNNNNNNNNNNNNNNNNNNNNNNNNNNNNNNNNNNNNNNNNNNNNNNNNNNNNNNNNNNNNNNNNNNNNNNNNNNNNNNNNNNNNNNNNNNNNNNNNNNNNNNNNNNNttttttataaattttatttaatttaaataatcttttatttttttaaaaatttttttttaattttgaaaattaaataaattttttttttttttattattttaaaaaaaatttaaaattattttttaaaaaattaaaaaaaaaaaaaaaaaaaaaaaaaaaaaaaaagaaagaaatgaaaaaaattaaatagataaatatatatatataaacatagttaatgtaaaaatatataaattcataaacatatttatattaatatattaatatatatatatatatttttacgATTACATCaatcattttattttattacaaataaaaacctttttaaaatgagaaaaaaaaaaaaaaaagactTGATAACAATtaattcaaaatataaatattaacaataaaataggtctagaaattttaaaaaagatCCTTTTGTTATGAAATACTATgtgatataaatattatcacaaaatatatatattatatattatacttttacattttaatgttctttatttattattaattgtttttcctcatatatttttggtgtgcttatatttattaaaaagtaaaatCCAATAAagaggaaaaaaaatattaaaaagacAATCATTAACTGGGATAAAATATTctaaaaagatataaatataaatataaatgtatatatatatatatatatatatgaattcatataatttataaatttatatatttaactTACTGGATTGGTATGgaaaacatttttattatctttgGCGTCGTCAATATTGTCAAAAAGTTCACTTTCCTTGCACGTTATTATATAGCTAATATAATTTGGATGTTTCTTATAAACTTGTTGTATAAtatctataaaaaaatacatatatatatatatatatatatatataataaaatatgtattatatataacaatatcttatttaacatatctgcaattatttataatttttcttttaacCTGGTTGTCCATTAACAGTATATACAAAAATGGAAAAATTAAAGAcctaaaaaaaaaaataaaaataaataatatatatataataaatagTTGGTAACATTTTGGGAAAgtattctttttttcttatcattatataaacaatttatttctaatatgatattgaatatatatatacaatattaGTAATGTTTCTTAATATTCTATGTAACtcttataaaaatttcttcatcatatatatatatattattcttcTTTCAAcaaacataaaaatatttttatttttatatccattttattatattttatttttgataaACTTACATCATCtgaatttatatattcctcAGTACCCAATTCATCTAAAtggtaaaaaaaaaaaaaaaaaaatttaatttaatcatatgaataaaatgTGTTAAATAATTTTACTACACCATCcttattaattaaaataaatatatacatatatacacatatatatatatatatatattataccTAAATACTTTAGGCTTCTTCCTTTAATTAATTCTTTCATAGATGAACAGGTTCCATCTATTGTCACCTTGGAATTCTGCAAATCcataacaaaataaaataaaataaaataaaaattataaacttatacattttgtacatatttattatttttccatattttataaattacACTAAAAATACTTGAATAGACTGTTTTAATATCACTGTTGTTCGtctataaataaaaataaaatttggaatatatttaaaaaaaaaaaaaaaaaaaaaaaaagtcATATGGTATTTCCGTTTAATCGTTCTTCTTTACTTTGGTATCtaaaaatatgttaaatacattctgaagaaaaaaaataataaaataataaatatatagtatcacaaatattattaaaatataaaagcatatacatatatacacataatatattttatatgttcatatcattatatatggacaaatatatatttttaattgtaATTACCTCAGACAAGTTTAAAACTGAATTTGGATCAAATCCTTGGATATCTTTATTGGAACTATTATAAAAAGGGgagaaattaaaatatgaaaagcaaatatataaatatacaaaaaaatataaacatataaacatatacatatatacatataaacatataaatatatacataaaaacatataaacatatacatatatacatataaacatatacatatatacatataaacatatacatatatacatataaacatatacatatatacatcTTATTAAACCTTTCATAGATcaacatataaaatacttatatatatatttatatattattattataaaaatactTTTACATTATTCAAAacatacataaatatattaaaatatatacaaaagaacaaaacaaaaccaaaaaaaaaactataTACATTTTTCTTTCTAATTATTCTTACTctactattattatatcacAATGGATATAATTTATGATGAAAACAAGGAAGgttataaaaacaaaaaacttttttaacatttttataaaattaaacaaataaaagaaatattataagaagaaaaaaaaaaaaaaaacaaataacttattttattaaaaacGGCATAATTAAAAGTATCTGTTTTCacaataatatttatttaatattcAATCGGTTTAAATTaagtttatatatttataatatacatatatttattttcggaaaagtgaaaaaaaaaaaaaaaaaaaaaaaaaaaaaaaggggaacttgataaaaaaagaaaaaatatatataaaactttataagtataaatataaggctttattatgtattaaatataatatatatatatatatatatatatataatttttttttttttttttccccGTGTGCGTATTAAgcatataatttaatatactTAAAATTTGttccttattttttaaaaaatttattttgaatattttaaaaatttatattttttaatattaaaaaaaagaaacatattatattcattaaaggttttaaaaaaatgatcattttttttataaaatatgttaaaaagaatacataaaatatattttatatacaataaattatatacatattatacatatacattatatatatataatatatatataatatattttatattaacaaaaaaaataaatatatatttaaaaaaaaaatataattgtataaaatatatttcatatattagAAACAAATAAgatatacaaatatataatccaaaattaaaaagaagaattttttttaaaaatatatatatgtttaaaaaaataaataaattggatttatgattatatatatatatatatatatacatatatatttatgtatacatatatgtataactaacaacaacaatattttatttataataactTTCCTATTCAGCTTttaaattcatttattccctttttaattatctgaaaaaaataaaaacaaaatatatatatatatatatatatatatatatatataataataataatgataaaatatgtttcatgtatttttaaatctatcatatatatatctacattaaaaattaaattacgttgaaaaatataatgaaaaaaaaatggcACAGAGgtgaaaatatatacatatatatatgtacatatatttatatttatgtataattttatttacCGATGAAAAGAGCCCATCGAAGTTTTTGGAAGGAGtaaacattttatattcatccaaatgtattatatttttattttctaaattttttaattcatttattgGATCAcacatatgtatatattctaattcttttttattatgaaaataagactttttatgttttttttttttctcgTTTTCTTGATCgatataatttaatatacGATGCATTGTTTGACTATcaatttcttttatatcGATAACACCTGTTTTAATATACGGCTTTAAAATTCTGCTAAATTTCTTTACCCATCCATTACCATCAATTTCTGCACTTgaagaaattaataataaatatggttcactttcttttcttaatttatcaggtatataaaaaaaacttGTTAACACTCTTACTTTTAATGAACTagacatatataaaaatctTTGTGATATATactttattaaatttttatttaaaagtTTTGATGCCTGAGATGACGACCAGttgttttttatacattctaaatatttaatatatttatcacTTATCtctttcattttttcttcatttataaCATTGTTCTCTCCTTTTAATTCATTCATATTGTTCTTTTCTCCTTCATTTTGTCTTTCATTATTTTCCACCTTGTCATTTGAACCATTCATATTAGAACACccttttatattattctcCTCATCTTCCATTGTATAAAGACACctttacatatatattataaagtCTGATCAAATATATGtgcatataaatatgataatgTTATTGGTATGTTTTTCTTCTCTTATAAATACTATATCAAATGATTATAATGCAAACGAAATGAGGATTTACCagataaaataattaatataatgcctcaataatatatatatatatttatgtatttatatatatatgtactttttttttttttttttttttttttgccgcaaatttttttttaatgcTCCTTTTATGtgattatattttatttatttcttattatattatatattatttttttttcttgtttaTACATATTGCAATTTCCATTCATATAactattattaatataaaaaatatacaaattatgaaatatattcaaaaaaaaatatatattataataaatgtgTTAATGTgtgtacatatatatatataatattatactgttattgtaatattaaattaCATAGTTGCagaaatttttaaaaaaataaaaaaaaactaatAAAGTTGGAATATATTGTAATCAttcaaaattttataaataatataaaaaatatataatcatatattaatatggGCATTTCATTATATCGAATTTTAAACATAAAACAATTTAAACCCCATAGAATTTATCTAAAAACAAAAAGGTAcaatattaaatatacataacGTCATGAGAAGTAACTTCTCataagagaaaaaaaaaaaatatatatatatatatatatatatatacataataatataaataaaagacAAATCTAaagattaaaaaaaaattttcagTGCACTTGATTAAAGATgataaacatataaaataaaataacaatataataaaatatatgtttaaatatactattttttaattcctattttataaaaaaattataattcaattctttacaaaaataaaagaaaaatagAAGCCTTTAAAATTTCaagaataatatttgaTTGTGCTTTAATTGTAGAAGGacaaaaaatatgttactataattttttaaatataaaaaatgtatactattattttattttaactTTCTATAAAGGatattcaatatatatatatacaaatagAAGATCATTCAAATATTGTTTATCGaatttatcttttataaatatttaaaaagataatattttcatattaacatataatttataattaacatattttattatacatatatatttaaagggagttttatacatacaaaatgatttaaaaaaaaaaaaaaaatatatataaataaataaaataagaaagataaatgtaaaaaaatatgcatataatatatatataaatattattactagatataaataagaaaaatatttttttttttttttttttttttaattataaaattataatttgaCAAACAAATTGATTAAAtagataaataaataaatacatacatacatacatatatatatatatatatatatgtgtgaTGATTCAAAGATGTTTCAATGTATCAGATTTGTGTTTCaataatttatcatttttatgCCATCAAATTTGTACCATATTATAACAggaattattattacattcTGATTTAATAAAGTTATCATAATCTTCCTGATAGTTATCATTACAGTCATTATTCGTTGGATTAGCATTACTACTAATACTGTTATTACTGctattactattattattactattatcactactattgttattattattgttacTAATTAAAGGagaattattatcactatataaagaatcatttttaaataattcatcATTGTTTAAGAAAGATTGTCCATTTACATAATTTACAGAATCActaatataattattattattattattattgtcaGGATAATAAAACTTCTGATGTTTCATAAGAGGAGTTTGGTTAGAAACAAAATTATCAGCAGTTGttgaataattattatgttcttgaaaaaagatattattattcatatagttattattatttttcatatcaTCCATAGTATtattgttaatataaaattcctcatatgaattatatatataattcatatcTCCTTCATTTCCTTCTAAAAcagaaatattatttgcGCCCAAACAACCAAGGCCaccattattattattattattattattatcattgttatcagtattattatttatgttgttattattaacaatattattattttttggATTACTATCATCACGAATGTTTTTAAGATTTTCGATTGGAATAGcatcataaatatt
It includes:
- a CDS encoding hypothetical protein (conserved Plasmodium protein, unknown function), giving the protein MEDEENNIKGCSNMNGSNDKVENNERQNEGEKNNMNELKGENNVINEEKMKEISDKYIKYLECIKNNWSSSQASKLLNKNLIKYISQRFLYMSSSLKVRVLTSFFYIPDKLRKESEPYLLLISSSAEIDGNGWVKKFSRILKPYIKTGVIDIKEIDSQTMHRILNYIDQENEKKKKHKKSYFHNKKELEYIHMCDPINELKNLENKNIIHLDEYKMFTPSKNFDGLFSSIIKKGINEFKS
- a CDS encoding hypothetical protein (conserved Plasmodium protein, unknown function); the encoded protein is MLKKFFVFITFLVFIINYIHCDIIIVDSNKDIQGFDPNSVLNLSENVFNIFLDTKTNNSDIKTVYSSIFSNSKVTIDGTCSSMKELIKGRSLKYLDELGTEEYINSDDVFNFSIFVYTVNGQPDIIQQVYKKHPNYISYIITCKESELFDNIDDAKDNKNVFHTNPNILSQLMIVFLIFFFLFIGFYFLINISTPKIYEEKQLIINKEH